A genomic window from Luteolibacter sp. LG18 includes:
- a CDS encoding cytochrome c biogenesis protein ResB, producing MEAASTTTKRPASLPVRIFNVLSGFGLATVLLLLLGLLTWLATLEQVERGLLPTLKKYFDSSSFFFTPELKVMNVGGTQLKFPLPGGYWVCLLLFVNLFLGGVIRARKGWRHWGNLISHSGILFLIVAGGVAQWKEVRGNMVLQQGQTSNVAQDYTEFVVEVSEIKDGKPTNIHVIRGEHLDDLQPQAIGSWKWFARKTSGMDTTGSTPRDFKLPDFPFDLQVNGWMSNSQPVAAVERAPENQELIADGYYLVRKEDEKQAEANLAGCYARVMNRDGTAGEPFILAAASFHGKTVKVGERVFLVDIHKRYWPMPYQVRLNKFTATFAPNTMKPESFVSEVTRIDDGHEVNATIQMNEPMRNKGLTFFQASYGPQGERDPAKMYSVLEVVQNPSDQWPKISIAIVAFGLALQFLLKLVTYIHARLKSA from the coding sequence ATGGAAGCCGCTTCCACCACCACCAAACGCCCGGCCTCGCTGCCGGTGCGGATCTTCAATGTCCTGTCCGGCTTCGGTCTGGCCACCGTGCTGCTGCTCCTGCTGGGGCTGCTGACCTGGCTGGCCACGCTGGAGCAGGTGGAGCGCGGCCTGTTGCCGACGTTGAAGAAGTACTTCGACTCGTCCTCGTTCTTCTTCACGCCCGAGCTGAAGGTGATGAACGTGGGCGGCACCCAGCTCAAGTTTCCGCTGCCCGGCGGCTACTGGGTGTGTTTGCTGCTGTTCGTGAACCTGTTCCTCGGCGGCGTGATCCGCGCGCGGAAGGGCTGGCGGCACTGGGGAAACCTGATCTCCCACTCCGGCATCCTGTTCCTGATCGTGGCCGGCGGCGTGGCGCAGTGGAAGGAAGTGCGCGGCAACATGGTGCTCCAGCAGGGGCAGACCAGCAACGTGGCGCAGGATTACACCGAGTTCGTGGTCGAGGTGTCCGAGATCAAGGACGGCAAGCCGACGAACATCCACGTGATCCGCGGCGAGCACCTCGACGACCTCCAGCCGCAGGCGATCGGGTCATGGAAATGGTTCGCCCGGAAGACCAGCGGCATGGACACCACCGGCTCCACGCCGCGTGATTTCAAGCTGCCGGATTTCCCCTTCGACCTCCAGGTCAACGGGTGGATGTCGAACAGCCAGCCGGTCGCCGCCGTCGAGCGCGCGCCGGAGAACCAGGAGCTCATCGCCGATGGCTACTACCTGGTGCGGAAGGAAGACGAGAAGCAGGCCGAGGCGAACCTCGCGGGTTGCTATGCCCGCGTGATGAACCGCGATGGCACCGCCGGCGAGCCCTTCATTCTCGCCGCCGCCAGTTTCCACGGCAAGACGGTGAAGGTGGGTGAGCGCGTGTTCCTGGTGGACATCCACAAGCGCTACTGGCCGATGCCCTACCAGGTGCGCCTGAACAAGTTCACCGCCACCTTCGCGCCGAACACGATGAAGCCGGAGAGCTTCGTGAGCGAGGTGACCCGCATCGACGATGGCCACGAGGTGAACGCCACCATCCAGATGAACGAGCCGATGCGCAACAAGGGGCTCACCTTCTTCCAGGCCAGCTACGGCCCGCAGGGCGAGCGCGATCCCGCGAAAATGTATTCCGTGCTGGAGGTGGTGCAGAATCCCTCCGACCAGTGGCCGAAGATCAGCATCGCGATCGTCGCCTTCGGCCTCGCCCTCCAGTTCCTCCTGAAACTGGTGACCTATATCCACGCCCGCCTGAAATCGGCATGA
- the ccsA gene encoding cytochrome c biogenesis protein CcsA: MNKTPAKRNVAVRWVALGFLLAGAALFGGIALVQKLQEPKPRHIEAYTPWSEETLKIAESIPVQDGGRVKPLSTFAGFALYQIHGDRSMKIDVPDTSPTAKSDKDGKPAHKVITLKPTAWLLDCLFRPEVAVDLPMFRIDNSAVVKGLGLETGAKRDRYSFRELQPGRAKLDELAKTYEAIESTKREPEQQQTVDLATNVRKLEGLLTYFAFTRGIQMDATKPGAPRGAAMSVVMAAAPAVRQALTDAQAQHREIPDHVKSLLEQVVDMANYAKSTLLLFPPDTADDRAWTGVGNEIMPVMLQQAADPKRSIERVQQLEKIAAAAGQGDDAFRTELVKFRDMTQALAEKRGEYRAIKTEVSYYRADWFLNAFVYFLLATLLAFGMWAAGWNLTGRIFAWATGLLTATGAVYCVIAIAQRCYIMQRPPIGNLYDTTICIGAAIVILSLIVELLTRKRFALGLAPALGAALVLVSRLYEVGDAKDHMDPLVAVLRSNYWLTIHVITITMGYCAGLLTALLSHIYVFMRGTGLDDGDRALRRTLTRAAYGCVCFTLFLSLVGTVLGGVWANDSWGRFWGWDPKENGALLIVLWNLAILHARLGGYLKEWAFHLACMFGSNVVMFSWWHVNFFNTGLHNYGFTSGRGLIWMWYGVETALIVLGAIACAIQSGTEQGRRGTRAEELPSGTPVTEG; encoded by the coding sequence ATGAACAAGACTCCCGCCAAACGCAACGTGGCCGTCCGCTGGGTGGCCCTCGGCTTCCTGCTCGCGGGGGCCGCGCTCTTCGGAGGCATCGCCCTGGTCCAGAAGCTCCAGGAGCCGAAGCCCCGCCACATCGAGGCCTACACGCCCTGGTCCGAGGAGACCCTGAAGATCGCCGAGTCCATCCCGGTGCAGGATGGCGGCCGCGTGAAGCCGCTCTCCACCTTCGCGGGCTTCGCGCTCTATCAGATCCACGGCGACCGCTCGATGAAGATCGACGTGCCGGACACCAGCCCGACGGCGAAATCGGACAAGGACGGCAAACCCGCGCACAAGGTGATCACGCTGAAGCCGACCGCGTGGCTGCTCGATTGCCTGTTCCGCCCGGAGGTGGCGGTGGACCTGCCGATGTTCCGCATCGACAACTCGGCGGTGGTGAAAGGCCTCGGCCTGGAAACCGGGGCCAAGCGCGACCGCTACAGCTTCCGCGAGCTCCAGCCCGGCCGTGCCAAGCTCGACGAGCTGGCGAAGACCTACGAGGCGATCGAATCCACCAAGCGCGAGCCCGAGCAGCAGCAGACAGTGGACCTCGCCACCAACGTGCGGAAGCTGGAGGGCCTGCTGACCTACTTCGCCTTCACCCGCGGTATCCAGATGGACGCCACCAAGCCCGGCGCCCCGCGCGGTGCGGCGATGAGCGTAGTGATGGCCGCCGCCCCGGCCGTGCGCCAGGCGCTCACCGACGCCCAGGCCCAGCACCGCGAGATCCCGGACCACGTGAAATCGCTGCTCGAACAGGTGGTGGACATGGCGAACTACGCGAAGAGCACGCTGCTGCTGTTCCCGCCGGATACCGCCGACGACCGCGCCTGGACCGGCGTGGGCAACGAGATCATGCCGGTGATGCTCCAGCAGGCCGCCGATCCGAAGCGCTCGATCGAGCGCGTGCAGCAGCTTGAGAAGATCGCCGCCGCCGCAGGGCAGGGGGATGACGCCTTCCGCACCGAGCTGGTGAAGTTCCGCGACATGACCCAGGCCCTGGCCGAGAAGCGCGGCGAGTACCGTGCGATCAAGACCGAGGTGTCCTACTACCGCGCCGATTGGTTCCTGAACGCCTTCGTTTACTTCCTCCTCGCCACCTTGCTGGCTTTCGGCATGTGGGCGGCGGGCTGGAACCTCACCGGGCGCATCTTCGCCTGGGCCACCGGCCTGCTTACCGCAACCGGCGCGGTCTACTGCGTGATCGCCATCGCCCAGCGCTGCTACATCATGCAGCGCCCGCCGATCGGAAATCTCTACGACACCACGATCTGCATCGGAGCCGCGATCGTGATCCTGTCGCTGATCGTGGAGCTCCTCACGCGGAAACGCTTCGCGCTCGGCCTGGCTCCGGCGCTCGGTGCCGCACTCGTCCTGGTGTCCCGCCTCTACGAGGTGGGCGACGCGAAGGACCACATGGACCCGCTGGTGGCCGTGCTGCGCTCGAACTACTGGCTCACCATCCACGTGATCACCATCACCATGGGCTACTGCGCCGGCCTGCTCACCGCGCTGCTGTCCCACATCTACGTCTTCATGCGCGGCACCGGCCTGGACGATGGCGACCGCGCGCTGCGCCGCACCTTGACCCGCGCCGCCTACGGCTGCGTGTGCTTCACGCTGTTCCTCTCGCTGGTGGGCACCGTGCTCGGCGGCGTGTGGGCGAACGATTCCTGGGGCCGCTTCTGGGGCTGGGACCCGAAGGAGAACGGTGCGCTGCTGATCGTGCTGTGGAACCTCGCCATCCTCCACGCCCGCCTCGGCGGCTACCTGAAGGAGTGGGCCTTCCACCTCGCCTGCATGTTCGGCTCGAACGTGGTGATGTTCTCGTGGTGGCACGTGAACTTCTTCAACACCGGCCTGCACAACTACGGCTTCACCTCCGGCCGCGGCCTGATCTGGATGTGGTACGGCGTGGAAACCGCCCTCATTGTGCTCGGCGCGATCGCCTGCGCGATCCAGAGCGGCACCGAACAGGGCCGCCGCGGGACTCGCGCGGAAGAGTTGCCTAGCGGCACGCCGGTGACGGAGGGGTGA
- a CDS encoding phosphatidylserine decarboxylase, with amino-acid sequence MEPIRYYNRHTGAMETEQVYGEGFLRWAYGTPLGRLSLEAFVKRPFFSKFYGWRMDRPASAAKVAPFIVDYGMKVEDFADDPASFRSFNEFFYRKLKPAARPIEAAPVVFPADGRHLGFERAASMDGVFVKGQRFDLEKLLGSRELAARYADGPLVLSRLCPVDYHRFHFPCSGTPSATETINGPLFSVSPLALRQNLAYLWENKRTITRLETPDLGTVLLLEIGATCVGSILQTFTPGQPVAKGAEKGYFAFGGSSTITIFEPGRVALAPDLLENSLKQVETYARMGCVMATKH; translated from the coding sequence GTGGAGCCGATCCGATACTACAACCGACACACCGGGGCGATGGAGACCGAGCAGGTCTATGGCGAGGGATTCCTGCGCTGGGCCTACGGCACGCCGCTCGGCCGGTTGTCGCTGGAGGCCTTCGTGAAGCGGCCGTTTTTCTCGAAATTCTACGGCTGGCGGATGGACCGGCCCGCCTCCGCGGCAAAGGTCGCGCCGTTCATCGTGGACTACGGCATGAAGGTGGAGGACTTCGCCGATGATCCGGCCTCCTTCCGCAGCTTCAATGAGTTCTTCTATCGGAAACTGAAGCCCGCCGCGCGCCCGATCGAGGCCGCGCCGGTGGTGTTCCCCGCCGATGGCCGCCACCTCGGGTTCGAGCGCGCCGCATCGATGGACGGCGTGTTCGTGAAAGGCCAGCGCTTCGACCTCGAAAAGCTGCTCGGCTCCCGCGAGCTGGCCGCCCGCTACGCCGATGGTCCGCTGGTGTTGTCCCGCCTGTGCCCGGTCGATTACCACCGGTTCCACTTCCCCTGCTCCGGCACGCCCTCCGCCACCGAGACGATCAACGGCCCGCTGTTCTCCGTCTCTCCCCTCGCCCTGCGCCAGAACCTCGCCTATCTCTGGGAAAACAAGCGCACCATCACCCGCCTCGAAACGCCGGACCTCGGCACCGTGCTGCTGTTGGAAATCGGCGCCACCTGCGTGGGCTCCATCCTCCAGACTTTCACGCCCGGCCAGCCGGTCGCGAAAGGCGCGGAGAAGGGCTACTTCGCCTTCGGCGGCTCCTCCACCATCACCATTTTCGAACCGGGAAGAGTGGCCTTGGCGCCGGATCTGTTGGAGAACTCGTTGAAACAGGTGGAGACGTATGCGCGAATGGGCTGCGTGATGGCCACGAAGCACTAA
- the glnD gene encoding [protein-PII] uridylyltransferase, which translates to MNHLKTLHEHAKEALKPSLQKQLSPAERIALYKRFMKIEEHRIFLKHRSGAGGLEIARNRAELIDVVLSAVLRMTLEEADDKHPLALVATGGYGRGTLNPRSDIDLLFLVPRASNRLPKPLEEAVQKILYLLWDVGFKVGHACRSIAECVEEAKADQENKTALMDARFIAGDVKLFKEFEKRFDKDCIKKGQDAFFELRRQDLRSRHERYWRTVFLQEPNVKESCGGLRDYQNIHWVARVKRGTFDLKKLVEDRLLTATAFEEVEAAYDFLHRVRNELHYATGKGTDQLTLQLQGVVSTNFNYPQRSILRRTEEFMRDYYRHTRNLYQHSTSLMEIFQIEAEHQSEPGGLRSFLTFRKKQREEFDGFIARDGRAYASGPDIFKDDPNRLMRMFQHTQVRGLRLGPPLRKLVKEHWGDIDRPFRYSKANRETFQAILERKGDVARALRQMHRVGFLGRYLPEFGALDCLVQHEFFHRYTADEHTLRCVEQLDALIGAEENPKLALYRRLFHEIEDPYGLYLAVILHDTGRAENVREHIDGSAMLASRLCNRLQIHGSRRALIMFLVDNHLTFWRTATTRNIEDPDVIAEFASIMKTPAYLDALFLFTYADSNGTSPDAWTGWKETLMRQLHSTTRRFLTEGREKYEEALDRERLELRDGVVALMREDYYPDIYRHFELMPPAVFRFRQPAEIVTQVRTVRHFLQREEETGDPFSTCIKWIDHTDKGYTELVLASRDKPLLLEKVCCALASEQINILSADFFTRGDGVVVNLLRVCTTNFEPVSDLSVRKRILGVFEEILRAESYKPEQYLKRKMNFLKPRTDSGIQVPVRAYVSNDLHPSCTTVEIQALDRIGLLHDLFQAINSHGLNTAHARILTEKGVAMDTLYLTTADGHQVHDMAILHSLENDISKLVDRGET; encoded by the coding sequence ATGAACCACCTCAAGACGCTTCATGAACACGCCAAGGAGGCGCTGAAGCCATCGCTCCAGAAGCAGCTTTCGCCCGCCGAGCGGATCGCGCTCTACAAGCGCTTCATGAAGATCGAGGAGCACCGGATCTTCCTCAAACACCGCTCCGGGGCCGGTGGCCTGGAGATCGCCCGCAACCGCGCGGAGTTGATCGACGTGGTGCTTTCCGCCGTGCTGCGGATGACGCTGGAGGAGGCGGATGACAAGCACCCGCTGGCGCTGGTGGCCACCGGTGGCTATGGCCGCGGCACGCTCAATCCGCGCTCGGACATCGACCTGCTGTTCCTCGTTCCCCGCGCCTCGAACCGGCTGCCGAAGCCGCTCGAGGAGGCGGTTCAAAAGATCCTCTATTTGCTCTGGGATGTCGGTTTCAAGGTCGGCCACGCCTGCCGCTCCATCGCCGAGTGTGTGGAGGAGGCGAAGGCGGACCAGGAGAACAAGACCGCGCTGATGGACGCCCGCTTCATCGCCGGGGACGTGAAGCTCTTCAAGGAGTTCGAGAAGCGCTTCGACAAGGACTGCATCAAGAAGGGCCAGGACGCCTTCTTCGAGCTGCGCCGCCAGGACCTCCGCTCCCGCCACGAGCGCTACTGGCGCACCGTTTTCCTCCAGGAGCCGAATGTGAAGGAAAGCTGCGGCGGCCTCCGCGATTACCAAAACATCCACTGGGTGGCGCGGGTGAAGCGCGGCACCTTCGACCTGAAGAAACTCGTCGAGGACCGCCTGCTCACCGCCACCGCCTTCGAGGAGGTCGAGGCCGCCTACGACTTCCTCCACCGCGTCCGCAACGAGCTCCACTACGCCACCGGCAAGGGCACCGACCAGCTCACGCTCCAGCTCCAGGGCGTGGTCTCCACGAATTTCAACTACCCGCAGCGCAGCATCCTCCGCCGCACCGAGGAGTTCATGCGGGACTACTATCGCCATACGAGAAACCTCTACCAGCACTCCACCTCGCTGATGGAGATCTTCCAGATCGAGGCCGAGCACCAGTCGGAGCCCGGCGGCCTGCGCTCGTTCCTCACCTTCCGGAAAAAGCAGCGCGAGGAGTTCGATGGCTTCATCGCCCGCGATGGCCGCGCCTACGCCTCCGGCCCGGACATCTTCAAGGACGATCCGAACCGGCTGATGCGCATGTTCCAGCACACCCAGGTGCGCGGCCTGCGCCTCGGGCCGCCGCTGCGCAAGCTGGTGAAGGAACACTGGGGCGACATCGACCGCCCGTTCCGCTACTCGAAGGCGAACCGCGAGACCTTCCAGGCGATCCTGGAGCGGAAGGGCGACGTGGCCCGCGCGCTGCGCCAGATGCACCGCGTCGGTTTCCTCGGCCGCTACCTGCCGGAGTTCGGCGCGCTCGATTGCCTGGTGCAGCACGAGTTCTTCCACCGCTACACCGCGGACGAGCACACGCTGCGCTGCGTGGAGCAGCTCGACGCCCTCATCGGCGCGGAGGAAAACCCGAAGCTCGCCCTTTACCGCCGCCTCTTCCACGAGATCGAGGACCCCTACGGTCTCTACCTCGCCGTGATCCTGCACGACACCGGCCGCGCCGAGAACGTCCGCGAGCACATCGACGGCTCGGCCATGCTCGCCTCCCGCCTCTGCAACCGCCTGCAGATCCACGGCAGCCGCCGCGCCCTGATCATGTTCCTGGTGGACAACCACCTCACCTTCTGGCGCACCGCCACCACCCGCAATATCGAGGACCCGGACGTGATCGCCGAGTTCGCCTCGATCATGAAGACGCCGGCCTACCTCGACGCGCTCTTCCTGTTCACCTACGCCGACTCGAACGGTACCTCGCCGGATGCCTGGACCGGGTGGAAGGAAACGCTGATGCGCCAGCTCCACTCCACCACCCGCCGCTTCCTCACCGAGGGCCGCGAGAAGTATGAGGAAGCGCTCGATCGCGAGCGCCTTGAGCTGCGCGATGGCGTGGTGGCGCTCATGCGCGAGGATTACTACCCGGACATCTACCGCCACTTCGAGCTGATGCCGCCGGCCGTGTTCCGCTTCCGCCAGCCCGCGGAAATCGTGACCCAGGTCCGCACCGTGCGCCATTTCCTCCAGCGCGAGGAGGAGACCGGCGATCCGTTCTCGACCTGCATCAAGTGGATCGACCACACCGACAAGGGCTACACCGAACTCGTCCTCGCCAGCCGCGACAAGCCGCTGCTGCTGGAAAAGGTCTGCTGCGCCCTCGCCTCCGAGCAGATCAACATCCTCTCCGCCGACTTCTTCACCCGCGGCGATGGAGTGGTGGTGAACCTGCTGCGCGTTTGCACCACCAACTTCGAGCCCGTTTCCGATCTCAGCGTCCGCAAGCGCATCCTCGGTGTCTTCGAGGAGATCCTCCGTGCCGAGTCCTACAAGCCGGAGCAGTATCTCAAGCGGAAGATGAACTTCCTGAAGCCGCGCACCGACAGCGGCATCCAGGTGCCCGTGCGCGCCTACGTCAGCAATGACCTGCACCCGTCCTGCACCACCGTGGAAATCCAGGCGCTCGACCGCATCGGCCTGCTGCACGACCTCTTCCAGGCGATCAACTCCCACGGCCTGAATACCGCCCACGCCCGCATTCTCACCGAGAAGGGCGTGGCGATGGACACCCTCTACCTCACCACCGCGGACGGCCACCAGGTCCACGACATGGCGATCCTCCACAGCTTGGAAAACGACATCTCGAAGCTCGTCGACCGCGGCGAGACCTGA
- a CDS encoding DUF6799 domain-containing protein, with amino-acid sequence MKPTLIALVSTVLVIATTAVAKPVPAFVPTPSPVTRLSPGDRLLKVSDRMVVIRHGVARPLTAPATLANGSQVTVDGVVVSKTGSRVKLPDCGVIGYEGKRLHDTTARVLMIDGQLMVLRDGVTRRIEMRTSLGGGRTVTQEGYLIERNGTRRELPEGTLLAFEK; translated from the coding sequence ATGAAACCCACCCTCATCGCCCTCGTTTCGACCGTGCTGGTGATCGCCACCACCGCGGTGGCGAAACCGGTTCCGGCATTCGTCCCCACGCCGTCGCCAGTCACGCGCCTCTCGCCCGGTGACCGCCTCCTCAAGGTGAGCGATCGCATGGTGGTGATCCGCCACGGCGTGGCCCGTCCGCTGACCGCTCCGGCCACTCTCGCCAATGGCAGCCAGGTCACCGTGGACGGAGTCGTGGTTTCGAAAACCGGCAGCCGCGTGAAACTCCCGGACTGTGGAGTGATCGGCTACGAGGGCAAGCGCCTCCACGACACCACCGCCCGCGTGCTGATGATCGATGGCCAGCTCATGGTCCTGCGGGACGGCGTCACCCGTCGCATCGAGATGCGCACCTCCCTCGGCGGCGGCCGCACCGTCACCCAGGAGGGCTACCTCATCGAACGCAATGGCACCCGCCGCGAACTCCCGGAAGGCACCCTGCTGGCCTTCGAAAAGTAG